The following are encoded together in the Adhaeribacter arboris genome:
- a CDS encoding IS256 family transposase, with protein MEKDQEFDFESFKQEAIRGMYAGKPLNGEKGIFAPLLKHFLESALAGELEAHLQEEKAAGLTNRKNGKTSKKVKSLSGEFELETTRDRSGSFDPIVKVREGSSVVTRAVYNILGVSLSGTKDLIGMYLSESEGAKFWLSVLTDLKSRGVEDMLIVCIDGLKGFPEAIAAIFPQTEIQTCVVHQIRSSLRYIAEKDKKAFIADLKPVYQAFNQEEGYENLLKLDEKWGKKYPVPLQGWYNNWEHLSTFFKYDAAIRKVIYSTNIVEGFHRQVRKVTKTKGAFTSDNALLKLIYLVVQKVSEKWTMPLHNWRLTLSQLYIRFEERLTVYLKNG; from the coding sequence ATGGAAAAAGACCAGGAATTTGACTTTGAAAGCTTCAAGCAGGAAGCGATAAGAGGGATGTATGCAGGCAAACCGCTGAATGGCGAGAAAGGCATCTTTGCGCCATTACTCAAACACTTTCTAGAGTCGGCGCTGGCCGGCGAATTAGAGGCTCACCTGCAGGAGGAAAAGGCAGCGGGATTGACCAACCGCAAGAATGGCAAGACTAGTAAAAAGGTCAAGAGCCTTTCAGGAGAGTTTGAACTGGAAACTACCCGGGACCGCTCGGGCAGCTTTGATCCGATAGTCAAAGTCCGGGAAGGGAGCAGTGTGGTCACGCGGGCAGTGTACAATATTCTAGGTGTAAGTCTTAGTGGCACCAAAGACTTAATCGGCATGTACTTGTCAGAGAGCGAAGGCGCTAAATTCTGGCTCTCGGTGTTAACAGACCTGAAAAGTCGCGGCGTAGAAGATATGCTCATTGTCTGCATTGATGGACTGAAAGGATTTCCCGAAGCTATTGCTGCCATCTTTCCTCAAACCGAGATCCAGACTTGTGTGGTCCACCAGATTCGCAGCAGCCTACGCTATATTGCCGAGAAGGATAAGAAAGCCTTTATAGCTGACCTCAAACCGGTTTACCAAGCCTTCAACCAGGAAGAAGGCTATGAAAACCTGCTGAAGCTGGACGAGAAGTGGGGCAAGAAATACCCAGTGCCGCTACAAGGCTGGTATAATAACTGGGAGCATTTGTCAACCTTCTTTAAGTATGATGCTGCTATTCGTAAGGTCATTTATTCGACCAATATCGTGGAGGGCTTCCACCGACAGGTACGTAAAGTGACCAAAACTAAAGGGGCTTTCACCTCCGACAATGCTTTACTGAAGCTGATTTACCTGGTGGTGCAAAAAGTATCCGAGAAGTGGACTATGCCGCTGCACAACTGGCGCTTGACTTTATCGCAGCTTTACATTAGGTTTGAAGAACGACTCACAGTCTATCTCAAAAATGGATAG
- a CDS encoding fatty acid desaturase family protein, with product MNQKVKFINSHKSNFFATVRYRVEEHFVEKGVSKHANQVMWLKTIFYLTVSLTLYLLILSNQFGIWSLFTLAVLLGIFNAGIGFNVCHDAIHGSFSANSKLNKALSFIFHLIGANPYVWNLMHNVVHHTYTNIPGHDEDIEVAPGLIRLDPQQRVNKLQRFQHLYAIGVYSLASLSWVFRKDYVKFFQKKIGHHPTLNHPKQEYFNLFFYKGLYYFLYIGLPLLVLDITWWQFVIGFLSMHLVEGLVMGLVFQLAHVVEGTDFPVPNEQGNIEEAWAAHQMHTTANFAIKSKLAGFLLGGLNQQIEHHLFPKVCHIHYPAIATIIKQTAQEFGLPYIENPTFFRAFQSHYRMLKKLGYEAYRLQKEMVV from the coding sequence ATGAATCAAAAGGTTAAATTTATTAATAGCCATAAATCAAATTTCTTTGCTACGGTCCGTTATCGGGTAGAGGAGCATTTTGTAGAAAAGGGCGTTTCTAAACATGCTAACCAGGTCATGTGGCTCAAGACTATATTTTATTTAACCGTTTCCCTGACACTCTATCTCTTGATACTTTCGAATCAGTTTGGTATCTGGAGTCTGTTCACTTTGGCGGTACTTTTAGGTATTTTTAACGCGGGCATTGGGTTCAATGTCTGTCATGATGCGATCCACGGCTCCTTTTCGGCTAATAGTAAGTTAAACAAAGCTCTTAGCTTTATCTTTCATTTAATTGGTGCCAACCCTTATGTCTGGAACCTGATGCACAATGTCGTGCACCATACCTATACCAATATACCCGGACACGATGAGGATATCGAAGTAGCTCCGGGATTAATTCGCTTAGATCCTCAGCAGAGAGTGAATAAGTTGCAACGCTTTCAACACCTGTATGCCATTGGCGTTTACAGTCTAGCTTCCCTTTCTTGGGTATTCCGGAAAGATTATGTTAAATTCTTTCAAAAGAAGATTGGACACCACCCAACTTTAAACCACCCGAAACAGGAGTATTTTAATCTATTTTTCTATAAAGGCCTTTATTATTTCCTGTATATTGGCTTGCCTTTACTCGTGCTGGATATTACCTGGTGGCAATTTGTGATTGGCTTCCTGAGCATGCACCTAGTGGAAGGGCTGGTGATGGGCTTAGTCTTTCAACTGGCCCACGTGGTAGAAGGCACCGACTTTCCGGTGCCAAATGAACAAGGTAATATCGAAGAGGCCTGGGCGGCCCACCAGATGCATACCACCGCCAACTTTGCTATTAAGAGTAAACTAGCGGGCTTTCTGCTGGGCGGCTTGAACCAGCAAATTGAACATCACCTCTTTCCCAAAGTTTGTCATATTCACTATCCAGCAATAGCCACTATTATTAAGCAAACAGCCCAGGAGTTTGGTTTACCTTACATTGAGAATCCTACCTTCTTTCGGGCTTTTCAATCGCATTATAGGATGCTAAAAAAACTTGGTTATGAAGCGTACCGATTGCAAAAGGAAATGGTAGTGTAG
- a CDS encoding helix-turn-helix domain-containing protein produces MKNPAKLKAFGTHLKNIRESKGISQQELADIANLNRATIMRTENAQFAVTLDVLLSISEALEIPLRDLMDF; encoded by the coding sequence GTGAAGAATCCAGCGAAATTAAAAGCTTTTGGAACACATTTAAAAAACATCAGAGAATCAAAAGGAATCAGCCAACAAGAACTGGCTGATATAGCCAACCTGAATAGGGCTACCATTATGCGAACCGAAAATGCTCAGTTTGCTGTTACCTTGGATGTGTTGCTTTCTATTAGTGAGGCCTTGGAAATACCTTTGCGTGACTTAATGGATTTTTAA
- a CDS encoding PAS domain S-box protein → METNQITKFLTEKPEGFLITGIGASAGGVQALKEFFQHVPEDSGVAYVVILHLSPDHDSQLAQVLQAVTTIPVRQVTEKVKIEPDHIFVVPPNQHLIMEDGFVVPSVNLHLEDRRAPVDIFFRTLADSYGPRAICVVLSGTGANGSMGLKRIKEMGGVAYVQNPREAEFNEMPRNAIATDLVDEVLPVADIPRKIIIYQNSVGTIEIPVEAEKRPEQQQQALREIFTQLRLRTGHDFSNYKHPTLLRRIERRINIRNLPDLPSYAAFVQQNLEEVNALLKDLLISVTNFFRDKKPFEAMEREMLPVIFKNKTAQDEVRIWVAGCATGEEAYSLAMLVAERTLSALNTPKVQIFATDIDDAALTVAREGLYTLNDAADVSPERLRNFFQKEGDNYRIKREIREMILFASHNFLKDPPFSRLDLVTCRNVLIYLNATAQERVMETFHFALKSGGYLFLGSSESVDGASDLYAPVSRDNHIFQAREVALRHYPVPESVSSTFQFQKNEPLLQKQEVSIGQSLHRISFGELHQKMLEQYAPPSLVVNADYDILHMSEKVGRFLEFSGGEPTKNLLKLIKPELRLELRSALHQAAQRQAPMEVRNIPYGKSEERQLLSIQIRPVTKEDDPANAFILVIFDQNQKEPSAETIVLRSDEPVARHLEEELIQVKAQLRHSTEQFEYQAEELKASNEELQAINEELRSAAEELETSKEELQSINEEVRTVNQELKVKIEEMGVTSNNLQNLINSAEVATIFLDRAFCTQLYTPEARQIFNLIPTDYGRPISDITHRLEYRDLLHDVETVLEKLTIIEREVTTTDDQAFMMRILPYRTTEDRINGVVITFFDITKRKQSEKALQQSEDRLRLLIESAKDYAIFTIDTERRVISWSSGAQMILGYTEAEIMGKSGDIVFVPEDRDQMAPEKESETAHQEGRAENERWHLRKDGSRFWGSGITQPLRDEQGKTIGFVKIMRDLTEQRQMEEAKFFLASIVETSNDSVITIDFQRNITSWNKAAENLYGFRAEEAIGKNLTLLTLLEDFAEIINWIDAIEHSREVAVFDTVRHNKEGEPVYLEIVMSPVLNTFGQVIGISIIAHDVSERKRREANLAFLAKISIDFAPLLTIQQVMELVGEQLARYLLLSRCHFALVDEDDDRVEVIYEYRRDEKMPSLMGTHHLSDNLTEEGRRYLRVGKVAVINATMNSRLVKISAQMLQQIGFGSRVDVPHLAEGQWKFLLTVGRAEVGEWRSDEVELLQELAAKIYIRLERARVEEALHQSEERLQKALSIETVGIIYFDLEGGIQDANVAFEHMSGFSKEDFVQGKVRWEEITPPEYMEITSIARQEYEEKGQNTPYEKQYIRPDGTRWWGRFAGRRLSENEYVEFVVDITERKQAEEELRQLNESLERQVSERTQALRESRDLLQSVFDTTLLSLSIIKAVRDENETIIDFRIELVNKELEQETGRTDLVGKLYSVEYPGIKQAGLFDLMLRVMDTGEPGQVEYYYPHENFNKWYSAMFVKLDDGLVASNLDITERKLAEAELTRNFTILKQAEEVAGMGSWEFDYTTNSFYWSEGMYQLFGLSMGSEKSPETYLDYVLEEDRIIAENLAQTIRHNPQPLEETLRIRVKEKVITLQIKGIVLRDDLERPYKLLCVDLDVSELKRLEQENLHIRLEQQKALLLAVLEAQQEERKRIAESLHNGVGQILYATKLNLDQLVAHLPKEVMTPTANLLSEAIQETRRVSHELVPLVLEDFGLTQAMEDLCQKYEQSAIQVNCEVDLEGRLESYLELAIYRMAQELLTNVVKHAQATEADLLLTQEEGEITLKLRDNGQGMNLKNGKSKGLGLRAIADRVKLLNGTFTIATPSTGKGTLMIIQLPVPI, encoded by the coding sequence ATGGAAACAAATCAAATTACCAAGTTTCTCACCGAAAAACCAGAAGGTTTTCTGATAACCGGTATTGGCGCCTCGGCCGGGGGTGTCCAGGCGCTGAAAGAATTCTTTCAGCACGTACCAGAAGATTCTGGGGTTGCTTATGTGGTCATTCTGCATCTGTCACCCGACCACGACAGTCAGCTGGCCCAGGTACTCCAGGCGGTTACCACTATTCCGGTGAGGCAGGTAACGGAAAAAGTTAAAATTGAGCCCGACCATATCTTCGTGGTTCCCCCTAACCAGCACCTGATAATGGAAGATGGCTTTGTAGTGCCTTCCGTTAACCTGCACTTGGAAGATAGACGGGCGCCGGTAGATATCTTCTTCCGGACATTAGCCGATTCATATGGTCCCCGGGCCATTTGCGTGGTTTTATCCGGTACCGGTGCCAATGGATCTATGGGATTAAAACGGATAAAAGAAATGGGCGGAGTGGCGTACGTGCAAAATCCGCGCGAGGCGGAGTTTAATGAAATGCCGCGCAATGCCATCGCCACAGATTTGGTAGATGAGGTGCTACCAGTGGCGGATATTCCCCGCAAAATAATTATATACCAAAACAGCGTCGGCACGATTGAAATACCCGTTGAAGCCGAAAAGCGCCCGGAACAGCAACAACAAGCGCTGCGAGAAATATTTACGCAGTTGCGCCTGCGTACCGGTCACGATTTCTCCAACTATAAACATCCTACTCTGCTGCGCCGGATTGAGCGGCGTATTAATATTCGCAACCTGCCCGACCTACCCAGCTACGCGGCCTTTGTCCAGCAAAATCTGGAGGAAGTTAATGCCCTGCTCAAAGATTTGTTAATCTCGGTCACTAATTTCTTCCGGGATAAAAAGCCCTTTGAGGCCATGGAACGGGAGATGTTACCTGTTATTTTTAAGAATAAAACTGCCCAAGACGAGGTGAGAATATGGGTGGCGGGTTGTGCCACTGGGGAAGAAGCGTACTCCCTCGCCATGCTGGTGGCCGAAAGAACCCTGAGTGCCTTAAACACCCCTAAAGTACAAATATTTGCCACTGACATTGACGATGCCGCCCTTACGGTAGCCCGGGAAGGGTTGTACACGCTCAACGATGCCGCCGATGTGTCGCCGGAAAGATTGCGGAATTTTTTTCAAAAAGAAGGCGACAATTACCGCATTAAACGCGAGATAAGAGAAATGATTTTGTTTGCGAGCCATAACTTTTTAAAAGACCCGCCTTTTTCGCGCCTCGATCTGGTAACTTGTCGGAATGTATTGATTTACTTGAATGCTACGGCTCAGGAACGGGTAATGGAAACGTTTCACTTTGCTTTAAAATCCGGTGGTTATTTGTTTCTTGGCTCTTCTGAGTCGGTGGATGGCGCAAGTGACCTGTACGCCCCTGTTAGCCGGGATAACCATATCTTCCAAGCGCGGGAAGTGGCTCTGCGCCATTACCCGGTGCCGGAGAGTGTTTCGTCGACCTTTCAATTCCAGAAAAATGAACCCCTGCTGCAAAAGCAAGAAGTCAGTATTGGACAGTCGCTCCATCGAATTTCGTTCGGGGAGCTGCACCAGAAAATGCTGGAACAATACGCGCCACCTTCCCTGGTGGTAAACGCGGATTATGATATTTTGCATATGTCCGAGAAGGTAGGCCGCTTTCTGGAATTTTCCGGTGGGGAACCAACAAAGAATTTGCTAAAACTGATCAAGCCGGAGCTCCGGTTGGAGCTCCGGTCGGCGCTTCACCAAGCCGCACAACGCCAGGCACCTATGGAGGTCCGGAATATACCATATGGTAAAAGTGAAGAACGCCAATTGCTAAGCATTCAGATAAGACCGGTAACGAAAGAAGATGATCCCGCCAATGCGTTTATTCTGGTAATATTTGATCAAAATCAAAAGGAGCCGAGTGCGGAAACAATCGTGTTACGTTCGGACGAACCAGTGGCCAGACATCTGGAAGAAGAACTTATCCAGGTAAAAGCCCAATTAAGACACTCGACGGAGCAGTTCGAATACCAGGCTGAAGAGTTAAAGGCCTCGAATGAGGAATTACAGGCCATTAATGAAGAATTGCGTTCGGCTGCCGAAGAACTAGAAACTAGTAAGGAAGAACTGCAATCCATTAATGAAGAGGTACGGACGGTAAACCAGGAACTGAAGGTAAAAATTGAAGAAATGGGCGTCACCAGCAACAATCTTCAAAATTTGATTAATTCGGCCGAGGTAGCTACTATTTTCCTGGACCGGGCTTTCTGCACCCAGTTATATACTCCGGAGGCGCGGCAAATTTTCAACTTGATTCCTACTGACTACGGTCGCCCCATTTCGGACATCACCCATCGTCTAGAATACCGCGATTTGTTGCACGATGTCGAAACCGTGCTGGAAAAGCTAACGATTATCGAACGGGAAGTAACTACCACCGACGACCAAGCTTTTATGATGCGGATATTACCTTACCGCACCACCGAAGACCGGATAAACGGGGTGGTGATTACCTTTTTTGACATTACGAAGCGAAAACAATCCGAAAAGGCGTTGCAGCAATCTGAAGACCGGCTGCGCTTGTTGATAGAGAGTGCTAAGGATTATGCCATCTTTACCATTGATACAGAAAGACGGGTAATAAGCTGGAGCAGTGGTGCCCAAATGATTCTTGGTTATACGGAAGCCGAAATTATGGGCAAATCCGGCGACATAGTCTTTGTGCCGGAAGACCGCGATCAGATGGCTCCGGAAAAAGAATCGGAGACAGCACACCAAGAAGGCCGCGCCGAAAATGAGCGTTGGCACCTGCGCAAGGATGGCTCCCGCTTTTGGGGTTCGGGAATTACGCAGCCCTTACGTGATGAACAAGGAAAAACTATTGGCTTTGTGAAAATCATGCGGGATTTAACGGAACAGCGGCAAATGGAAGAGGCTAAGTTCTTTTTGGCTTCTATTGTGGAGACTTCCAATGATTCGGTGATTACCATTGACTTTCAAAGAAATATCACCAGTTGGAATAAAGCCGCCGAAAATCTATATGGATTTAGAGCAGAGGAAGCAATTGGTAAGAATTTGACTCTGCTCACGCTTCTCGAAGACTTTGCAGAAATTATAAATTGGATTGACGCCATAGAACATAGCCGGGAAGTGGCCGTTTTTGATACGGTCCGGCATAACAAAGAAGGCGAGCCTGTTTACCTGGAGATCGTGATGTCGCCGGTGTTAAATACTTTCGGGCAGGTTATTGGCATTTCCATCATTGCCCACGACGTAAGTGAACGCAAGCGACGAGAAGCGAACTTAGCCTTCCTAGCAAAAATCAGCATAGATTTCGCCCCCTTATTAACCATACAGCAAGTGATGGAGTTGGTAGGGGAACAGCTTGCCCGTTACTTGCTGCTTTCACGCTGCCACTTTGCCCTAGTTGATGAAGACGACGATCGGGTAGAGGTTATTTACGAATACCGGCGAGATGAAAAAATGCCAAGTTTGATGGGAACGCACCACCTTTCTGATAACCTTACCGAAGAAGGTAGGCGGTATTTAAGGGTCGGTAAAGTGGCAGTGATAAACGCTACCATGAACAGTCGGCTGGTGAAAATCTCGGCGCAGATGCTCCAGCAGATTGGCTTTGGTTCGCGGGTAGATGTGCCGCACTTGGCGGAGGGGCAGTGGAAATTTTTACTCACCGTAGGACGAGCAGAAGTAGGCGAGTGGCGCAGCGATGAAGTGGAACTGCTACAAGAGCTGGCCGCTAAAATATACATTCGCCTAGAAAGAGCCCGCGTTGAAGAAGCGCTTCATCAGTCGGAAGAACGTTTGCAAAAGGCACTTTCTATTGAAACGGTAGGTATAATCTACTTTGATTTAGAAGGAGGTATTCAGGATGCCAATGTTGCTTTTGAACACATGAGTGGCTTTTCGAAAGAAGATTTTGTTCAGGGCAAAGTTCGTTGGGAAGAGATTACGCCGCCGGAATATATGGAAATTACCTCAATCGCCCGGCAGGAGTATGAAGAGAAAGGTCAGAATACGCCATACGAAAAGCAGTATATCCGTCCGGATGGCACCCGTTGGTGGGGACGGTTTGCCGGCAGACGCCTCAGCGAAAACGAGTACGTAGAGTTTGTAGTAGATATTACCGAGCGGAAACAAGCTGAAGAAGAACTCCGACAATTGAATGAGTCGCTGGAACGACAAGTAAGCGAACGTACGCAGGCTTTACGTGAAAGCCGGGACCTGCTACAATCCGTTTTTGATACTACCTTGCTTAGTCTTTCTATTATCAAAGCGGTCCGGGATGAAAATGAGACCATTATTGATTTCAGGATTGAGTTGGTAAATAAAGAACTGGAGCAGGAAACCGGCCGCACGGACCTGGTGGGTAAATTGTATTCAGTCGAATACCCAGGCATTAAACAAGCCGGTCTATTTGATCTTATGCTCCGAGTGATGGATACCGGAGAACCGGGCCAGGTAGAATATTATTACCCGCACGAAAACTTTAACAAGTGGTATTCGGCCATGTTTGTGAAATTAGATGATGGGTTAGTGGCCAGCAACCTGGATATAACGGAGCGGAAGCTTGCCGAAGCGGAACTTACCCGCAATTTCACTATTTTGAAACAAGCCGAGGAAGTCGCGGGGATGGGTAGTTGGGAGTTTGATTATACCACTAATAGCTTCTACTGGTCGGAAGGAATGTACCAATTATTTGGATTATCAATGGGAAGTGAAAAGAGCCCGGAAACTTACCTGGATTATGTGCTAGAAGAAGATCGGATCATTGCAGAGAACCTGGCACAAACGATCCGACATAATCCCCAGCCGCTAGAAGAAACCCTGCGCATCCGGGTAAAGGAAAAGGTAATTACTTTACAAATAAAAGGCATTGTGTTGCGCGATGATTTGGAGCGGCCTTACAAGCTGTTGTGCGTAGACCTGGATGTTTCCGAATTGAAACGTTTGGAGCAGGAAAACCTGCATATTCGTTTAGAACAGCAAAAAGCCTTGCTACTTGCTGTTCTAGAAGCACAGCAAGAAGAAAGAAAAAGAATAGCCGAATCTTTACACAATGGGGTAGGTCAGATCTTATATGCTACTAAATTGAACCTGGACCAATTAGTGGCCCACCTACCTAAAGAAGTGATGACACCCACGGCGAATCTTTTATCGGAGGCTATTCAGGAAACCCGGCGCGTGTCGCACGAGCTGGTGCCGCTCGTTCTTGAAGATTTTGGTTTGACCCAGGCCATGGAGGATTTATGTCAAAAGTATGAACAAAGTGCCATTCAAGTAAATTGCGAGGTAGATCTGGAAGGGCGTTTAGAGTCTTATTTAGAACTAGCGATTTACCGCATGGCCCAAGAATTACTGACCAATGTGGTCAAACATGCGCAAGCCACGGAAGCCGATTTGTTGCTGACCCAGGAAGAAGGAGAAATTACCTTAAAGTTGCGGGATAATGGCCAAGGTATGAACTTGAAAAATGGTAAATCAAAAGGCCTTGGGTTGCGCGCCATTGCTGACCGGGTTAAACTACTCAATGGTACCTTTACAATCGCCACGCCGTCAACAGGCAAAGGCACGCTGATGATTATACAGCTACCCGTTCCCATTTAA
- a CDS encoding chemotaxis protein CheB, with the protein MKKRNIVVIGASTGGFEAIRQLIARLPADLDAAIFIVWHMSPDVTGILPQLINRQKTILATNAVDKEPIVMNRVYVAPPDRHLLLEQGVVRVTRGPKENRFRPAVDPLFRSAAYMYGPRVVGIVLSGGLDDGTAGLWAIKHRGGLAIVQQPEEAEVPSMPENALAAVQVDYCLSIAEIAALLVKLTAEPIQEVKQEDMKEQEKTEIEVRIALQDQALEQGVMKLGHLSPYACPECHGVLSAIQDGDIIRYRCHTGHAYSANSLLTSITENIEDSLWGAIRGVEESMILLNNLGDHYAENNQPKLAAMYFKKAQEAESRANIVRQAVLNHEQLTNDRISRQATEEDLTSSER; encoded by the coding sequence ATGAAAAAAAGGAATATCGTGGTAATTGGTGCCTCCACTGGCGGTTTTGAGGCCATCAGGCAATTAATAGCCAGATTGCCGGCTGATTTGGATGCCGCTATTTTCATAGTTTGGCACATGTCACCGGATGTAACGGGCATCTTACCTCAATTAATTAACCGGCAGAAAACTATTCTAGCCACTAACGCGGTGGATAAGGAGCCTATTGTTATGAATCGCGTTTATGTAGCCCCTCCCGACCGGCACCTGCTGTTGGAGCAGGGCGTGGTGCGGGTAACCCGAGGGCCCAAAGAAAACCGGTTTCGTCCAGCAGTGGATCCCTTATTCCGTTCCGCGGCTTATATGTATGGCCCCCGAGTAGTTGGAATAGTGCTATCCGGCGGCTTAGATGACGGAACGGCGGGGTTATGGGCCATTAAACACCGAGGCGGCTTGGCTATTGTACAGCAACCTGAGGAGGCTGAAGTGCCTTCTATGCCCGAAAACGCCTTAGCGGCAGTGCAAGTAGATTACTGTTTATCAATTGCTGAAATAGCAGCTCTGTTGGTTAAGTTAACGGCAGAACCCATTCAGGAAGTAAAACAAGAAGATATGAAAGAGCAAGAAAAGACCGAAATAGAAGTGCGCATTGCGCTACAGGATCAAGCCCTGGAGCAAGGCGTTATGAAATTAGGCCATCTATCGCCCTATGCTTGTCCGGAATGCCATGGTGTCTTGTCAGCAATTCAGGATGGCGACATTATCCGCTACCGGTGCCACACGGGTCACGCATATTCGGCGAATAGCCTGCTAACCTCTATTACTGAAAACATCGAAGATAGCTTGTGGGGTGCCATCCGGGGAGTGGAGGAAAGCATGATATTGCTCAATAACTTGGGTGACCATTATGCCGAAAACAATCAACCCAAATTGGCGGCTATGTATTTTAAAAAGGCGCAAGAAGCAGAATCCAGGGCAAATATAGTAAGACAAGCAGTTCTAAACCATGAGCAACTAACCAACGATAGGATCAGCCGGCAAGCAACCGAAGAAGATTTAACATCTTCAGAAAGGTAA
- a CDS encoding bestrophin family protein → MLYYLLLALAVYLLHDFFAVWELHIPFTAISALSTALAIFLGFKTSNAYERWWEARQIWGSLVNYSRAWARQVITMVIPPEPEQSAAVKDLQYRMVYRHMAFVHALRVFLRQKHTYNKQWQEEIYEEPNQYSDTEAFLSPTEYQLFTHKQNPPNYLLELQGEDLRTAYDQGWLSDFRFVKLEETLVEFNNVQGRSERIKNTPFPRQYSFFSRVFVFIHASLLPFVFVEELGWASIPISVIISFVFLCLDLIGERSEDPFENRLEDVPLTALSLTIETNLKEQWGALDFPAKKHPPGGIVL, encoded by the coding sequence ATGCTCTATTACCTCTTGTTGGCTCTGGCGGTTTATCTGCTCCACGACTTTTTTGCCGTCTGGGAATTACATATTCCCTTTACCGCTATTTCGGCTCTGAGTACGGCGCTGGCTATCTTCCTGGGTTTTAAGACCAGTAATGCCTACGAGCGCTGGTGGGAAGCCCGCCAAATCTGGGGTTCGCTCGTTAATTATAGTCGCGCCTGGGCCCGCCAGGTAATTACCATGGTGATCCCGCCCGAACCAGAACAAAGTGCTGCCGTCAAAGATTTACAATACCGGATGGTCTACCGGCACATGGCTTTTGTGCATGCCTTGCGCGTATTTTTAAGGCAGAAACACACCTATAATAAGCAGTGGCAAGAAGAGATTTACGAGGAACCCAATCAATACTCCGACACGGAAGCTTTTCTTTCTCCCACTGAATACCAGCTTTTTACCCATAAGCAAAATCCACCCAACTACCTGCTCGAATTACAAGGCGAAGACCTACGCACCGCTTACGATCAGGGCTGGTTATCCGATTTCCGGTTTGTCAAACTGGAAGAAACGCTGGTGGAGTTTAACAACGTGCAAGGCCGCAGCGAACGCATTAAAAATACGCCCTTTCCGCGGCAGTACAGTTTCTTCTCGCGCGTTTTTGTGTTTATTCATGCTTCCCTCTTACCTTTTGTCTTTGTCGAGGAACTGGGGTGGGCGAGTATTCCCATTTCCGTCATTATTTCTTTTGTGTTCCTGTGCCTAGACTTGATCGGGGAACGCTCGGAAGATCCCTTTGAAAACCGGCTGGAAGATGTGCCACTAACCGCTCTGAGTTTAACGATTGAGACTAACCTAAAAGAACAATGGGGGGCGCTGGATTTTCCCGCTAAAAAGCACCCCCCCGGCGGCATTGTTCTCTAG
- a CDS encoding sensor histidine kinase, with translation MNLAIFDQLSKSSNKVLFQYNLLTGKFDYLSLTVESLWEIDKALIEQSPPLLAKRIDENDQEAVALRLEKVWQGQACQIEFSLCFSSDRSKQVKVDAHPVLDDSGRLTSIVGLVEDVTQQAQYREFLLEFSRKKNNALQIVAHDLQGPLAIMKGVAVLMEMDHTQQNYQDLASHLSIIYRAYEDCNKLIADVLRDEHIKSVATPVNTVRFDIVERVKQTVEAFVQSKVIQMTMEVSSSEEKIMVELDEVKFTQILNNLITNSIKFTPPEGRIRISLELQQNRLFISHADTGIGIPREIQPYLFEKHNSKAARPGLNGEKPNAIGLSIVKDLVELQGGTIQLESEESKGTTFYLSFPLLL, from the coding sequence ATGAACCTTGCTATTTTTGACCAGCTAAGTAAGTCCAGCAACAAAGTACTTTTCCAGTATAACCTGCTAACGGGTAAATTCGATTATCTCAGTTTAACCGTAGAATCCTTGTGGGAAATAGACAAGGCTTTAATAGAACAATCTCCTCCTCTCTTAGCGAAAAGGATCGATGAAAACGACCAGGAAGCAGTAGCTTTACGCTTGGAGAAAGTATGGCAGGGCCAGGCTTGTCAGATCGAGTTTAGTCTTTGTTTTTCTTCGGACCGGTCCAAGCAGGTGAAGGTAGATGCTCATCCTGTTCTGGATGACTCAGGGCGGCTAACTTCTATCGTGGGTTTGGTGGAAGATGTTACCCAGCAAGCGCAATACCGAGAGTTCCTGCTGGAGTTCTCCCGCAAAAAAAATAATGCCTTGCAGATTGTCGCCCATGATTTACAAGGGCCGCTGGCCATTATGAAAGGGGTTGCCGTCCTGATGGAGATGGACCATACCCAGCAGAATTATCAGGACCTGGCTTCTCATCTTAGTATCATTTACCGGGCCTATGAGGATTGTAACAAGCTGATTGCCGATGTACTCCGGGACGAACATATCAAGTCCGTAGCCACTCCGGTAAATACCGTAAGGTTCGATATTGTCGAACGGGTAAAACAAACGGTGGAGGCTTTTGTCCAGTCCAAAGTAATTCAAATGACTATGGAAGTGAGTAGTTCTGAGGAGAAGATCATGGTCGAACTGGATGAGGTTAAATTTACTCAAATTCTTAATAACTTAATCACCAACTCCATCAAGTTCACCCCGCCGGAGGGAAGGATCCGTATCTCGCTAGAACTGCAACAGAATCGGCTGTTTATCTCCCATGCCGATACCGGAATAGGTATTCCGCGGGAGATCCAACCCTACTTGTTCGAAAAACATAACTCCAAAGCAGCTCGACCCGGTTTAAACGGGGAAAAGCCTAATGCAATTGGCTTATCGATTGTAAAGGATTTAGTAGAACTCCAGGGAGGAACCATCCAACTGGAAAGTGAAGAAAGTAAAGGCACAACCTTTTATCTCTCCTTTCCTTTACTACTTTGA